The following coding sequences lie in one Spinacia oleracea cultivar Varoflay chromosome 1, BTI_SOV_V1, whole genome shotgun sequence genomic window:
- the LOC110783007 gene encoding jasmonate-induced protein homolog yields MGSMLQSRAAPENCNHTAGSNDEAAKDITSTNILNETLGLNLQLLDHHVWVGSVFGTYPLTINRGATRGITTRGKPSGDPAGSKVAVVYAGSNVEDGSNNCAWLVAWHVPADGSTSSKVYVEAGDISKYSGKIDWDEVESKLDASSDQIYYMDDYTRSIASAAIVLDVITKIKVLFDVAKK; encoded by the exons ATGGGTAGCATGCTACAGTCCCGAGCAGCGCCGGAAAATTGTAATCATACGGCAGGTAGTAATGATGAGGCTGCAAAAGATATTACATCAACCAACATACTTAATGAAACGTTGGGACTGAATTTACAGCTTCTTGACCACCATGTGTGGGTTGGCTCCGTATTTGGCACCTACCCTCTCACCATAAATCGAGGCGCTACTCGTGGGATTACAACCCGAGGGAAACCTTCCGGCGACCCGGCTGGCTCCAAGGTTGCCGTTGTATACGCTGGTAGTAATGTGGAAGATGGATCTAACAATTGTGCATGGCTCGTGGCCTGGCATGTACCTGCCGACGGCTCTACCTCAAGCAAG GTATATGTAGAAGCCGGGGATATAAGCAAATACTCGGGTAAAATCGATTGGGATGAAGTCGAATCGAAATTGGATGCTTCTTCGGATCAAATATATTACATGGATGATTATACTAGAAGCATTGCATCTGCGGCAATTGTATTGGATGTTATCACCAAAATTAAAGTGTTATTTGACGTAGCCAAAAAATAA